In Aequorivita sp. H23M31, a single window of DNA contains:
- a CDS encoding diphosphomevalonate decarboxylase, whose protein sequence is MELFSGSNYPKNLISGRVSWQSPSNIALVKYWGKYGEQLPMNASVSFTLKNCNTQTSLSFEPRTNISSKAVVENSLKFEFEVFLDGKREKSFEPKIQNFFERIEGYIPFLKDFKFKIETSNSFPHSSGIASSASGMSALALCLVNMEHKLLSSDSTNFKLTEKEYEKASFLARLGSGSACRSIGGPLIVWGEHPQIDGSTNLYGIKYPFEVHECFLDYKDCILLVDKGEKQVSSTIGHDLMHNHPFAEQRFKQANGNLSELIPVLRDGNIQKFVEIVESEALSLHAMMLTSMPYFILMKPNTLEIINRIWDFRRNTGSNACFTLDAGANVHLLYPEAEKEAVLSFIKKDLSRFCKNGEFILDEVGLGASKI, encoded by the coding sequence ATGGAGCTTTTTTCGGGTTCAAATTATCCTAAAAATTTAATTTCAGGAAGGGTTTCCTGGCAATCTCCCAGCAATATTGCCCTGGTAAAATATTGGGGAAAATATGGGGAGCAATTGCCCATGAATGCTTCAGTTAGCTTCACCTTAAAGAATTGTAATACCCAGACATCTCTTTCGTTCGAGCCACGGACCAATATATCTTCTAAAGCTGTTGTAGAAAATTCACTTAAATTCGAATTTGAAGTGTTTCTAGATGGTAAAAGAGAGAAATCCTTTGAGCCTAAAATCCAAAATTTCTTTGAAAGGATTGAGGGTTATATCCCCTTTCTGAAGGATTTTAAATTCAAGATCGAAACTTCTAATAGTTTTCCACATAGCAGTGGTATTGCTTCTTCAGCAAGCGGAATGAGTGCTTTAGCCCTGTGTTTGGTGAATATGGAGCATAAGTTGCTTTCCTCCGATTCTACAAATTTCAAATTGACTGAAAAGGAATACGAGAAGGCATCCTTTCTCGCTCGATTGGGGTCAGGGAGTGCTTGTAGAAGTATTGGAGGACCACTTATTGTTTGGGGCGAACATCCCCAGATTGATGGTAGCACCAATCTCTACGGAATTAAATATCCTTTCGAAGTTCATGAATGCTTTTTAGATTATAAGGATTGCATCTTATTGGTGGATAAAGGAGAGAAACAAGTGAGTAGCACCATTGGGCATGATCTTATGCATAATCATCCATTTGCCGAACAACGATTTAAACAGGCAAACGGCAATCTTTCAGAATTGATTCCCGTTCTGCGCGATGGGAATATTCAGAAGTTTGTGGAAATCGTAGAAAGTGAAGCCTTATCGCTCCACGCAATGATGCTAACTTCTATGCCGTATTTTATTTTGATGAAACCTAATACCTTAGAGATAATCAACAGAATATGGGATTTTCGACGAAATACGGGAAGTAATGCATGTTTCACCTTAGATGCCGGAGCCAATGTCCATTTGCTCTATCCCGAAGCTGAAAAAGAAGCCGTTCTCAGTTTTATAAAGAAGGATCTTTCACGATTCTGCAAAAACGGAGAATTTATTTTGGATGAGGTAGGCCTTGGCGCTTCTAAAATTTAA
- a CDS encoding tetratricopeptide repeat protein codes for MKIEFEEWNAIETYLEKNEAGEVTAHLKQSLDQIPNLDEKIKYVKETREDIEDCIRMSKIKEFQTEVDVDEEVTRKPKIKRLKMSVFFYSVAATLIVLFGIFWMLNTKTPGEKIFAENFKPDIGLPLKMSTIGNYGFYEGMLDYKQENYKEAIAKWNTILPAKPHNDTLNYFLGVANLALGNTVESLEYLRNQELYKGGMFEQEAAYYAALAEIKDGNFKKAEILLRNNPSPDNDKLLKQLENQ; via the coding sequence ATGAAAATAGAATTTGAAGAATGGAATGCAATTGAAACCTACCTTGAAAAAAACGAGGCAGGAGAAGTAACTGCCCATCTTAAACAATCTCTTGATCAAATACCCAACCTGGATGAAAAAATAAAATACGTCAAGGAAACGCGGGAGGACATCGAGGACTGCATTCGAATGTCCAAAATTAAAGAGTTCCAAACGGAGGTGGACGTTGATGAGGAAGTGACAAGAAAACCCAAAATCAAAAGATTGAAAATGTCAGTTTTCTTTTATTCTGTCGCAGCAACACTCATTGTCTTATTTGGAATCTTTTGGATGCTTAATACAAAGACACCAGGGGAAAAGATATTTGCCGAAAATTTTAAGCCTGATATTGGATTGCCTCTTAAAATGAGCACCATTGGCAACTATGGCTTCTACGAAGGTATGTTGGACTATAAACAGGAAAATTATAAAGAAGCCATCGCAAAATGGAACACAATATTGCCCGCCAAACCACATAACGATACCCTGAATTATTTTTTGGGGGTGGCAAATTTGGCGCTGGGTAATACGGTAGAATCTTTAGAATATCTGAGAAACCAGGAACTCTATAAAGGCGGAATGTTTGAGCAAGAAGCGGCTTATTATGCCGCCTTGGCAGAAATAAAAGATGGGAATTTTAAGAAGGCGGAAATACTTCTTCGGAATAATCCGTCACCAGATAATGATAAACTTCTCAAGCAGCTAGAGAACCAATGA
- a CDS encoding M48 family metalloprotease: protein MRFVISLFFIIFSQSIQAQNFVPIDTSNVTYRKNLKTLYSKRVSDQSQIFQKQITNPKVRKEVGSIYKEVTDGFKETIDKGYFVEDSLYRNELDKILKNLKNNNPDYASLKTTQILLSYGTAPNAYAIGNDIVVVYIPLLKKIRNQYELAYIISHEIAHNILKHSYNGMIANASLKQSEDLIKKTKELKKQKYNRAGESITLYKNLIYGSSKNKRKLEQEADSLGFILFKNAYKDYQYEVVKTLELLEIVDKETDSLSVEDYVSLFETEQLPFKKEWIVNGELESYKYDTTPKFWTIDSLKTHPDCKIRAEFIKTNFEVQENKLQEASEEFKTIQFASKYNDVLGLYVIEEYGKSLYETLLLLKWEPENQFLRNLVSENLLKIQSAQKSYTLDRHLDRLNPRNSDSYNTFLYFIRELRRKEMDELINLYKA, encoded by the coding sequence ATGAGATTCGTAATTTCCCTATTCTTCATAATCTTTTCTCAATCAATCCAAGCACAAAATTTCGTTCCAATTGACACTTCCAATGTCACTTACCGGAAAAATTTAAAAACTTTATATTCAAAAAGAGTTTCAGACCAATCGCAAATCTTTCAAAAACAAATAACCAATCCGAAGGTTAGGAAAGAAGTGGGTTCAATATATAAGGAAGTAACCGACGGATTTAAAGAAACAATTGACAAAGGATATTTTGTAGAAGATAGCTTGTATCGAAATGAATTGGATAAGATTTTAAAAAATTTAAAAAACAATAATCCAGATTATGCTTCTCTAAAAACCACTCAGATCCTTTTGTCTTATGGCACAGCTCCAAACGCCTATGCAATCGGAAATGATATCGTTGTTGTTTACATTCCCCTCCTCAAGAAAATAAGAAACCAATATGAATTGGCTTATATTATCAGCCACGAAATTGCCCATAACATTTTAAAGCATTCCTATAACGGGATGATCGCCAATGCTTCCTTAAAGCAATCTGAAGATTTAATCAAAAAAACCAAGGAACTTAAGAAGCAGAAATACAACCGAGCGGGCGAATCCATAACCTTGTATAAAAACTTGATATACGGCTCTTCCAAAAACAAAAGAAAATTGGAGCAAGAGGCCGATTCATTAGGGTTTATTCTGTTTAAAAACGCCTATAAAGACTATCAATATGAAGTGGTAAAAACCTTGGAATTATTGGAAATTGTAGATAAAGAAACTGATTCTCTAAGCGTGGAGGACTATGTTTCACTTTTTGAAACAGAGCAACTTCCCTTTAAAAAAGAATGGATTGTCAATGGGGAATTGGAAAGCTATAAATATGACACCACGCCGAAATTTTGGACTATAGATTCCTTAAAAACCCATCCAGATTGTAAGATAAGAGCCGAGTTTATAAAAACGAATTTTGAGGTTCAGGAAAATAAGCTTCAGGAGGCTTCAGAAGAATTTAAAACTATTCAATTCGCGAGTAAATACAATGATGTGCTTGGATTGTATGTCATCGAGGAATATGGAAAATCCCTTTATGAAACACTTTTGCTTCTTAAATGGGAGCCTGAAAACCAATTTTTGCGAAACCTGGTTTCAGAGAATTTGCTCAAAATTCAAAGTGCCCAAAAATCCTATACTTTGGATAGGCACTTGGACAGACTCAATCCTCGAAATTCAGACAGCTATAATACCTTCTTATATTTTATAAGAGAATTGCGAAGAAAAGAAATGGATGAATTGATTAATCTTTATAAAGCCTAA
- a CDS encoding CHAT domain-containing protein — protein sequence MKIRVRIVRAVFSICLLSIIPAHSQEKAYSVNDIRNLISQDSLKKAKTIVSDNIELYKAEKQYDSLIEYIRFQGHFKLNDNNTEKAIAKAKELTGYITANKDPHLIALAYKQMSYIYDNAGQHIKAYDLMLEAVEPTSHITDPKNTDAASVQYSLGYYKFKIGNYPLAKKHYNKSLALLKKSGNDDYVFYNQVYVSLGGLLWQEAKLDSAQVYFQEALEILKKTDTTDLKNKLFRPSLIKLNMSVLLNALGRNKEAITISYEAIEDLQEFIEKTTDEFYIRQARNFIYSILDNLASYHNTLGEYKRSEEIMEYSYAQKQKMYPENDMPIIISHIILAQAKTINQDYEDATKHADLALELYKQRPDEDSYWKAALYSVKGTIYERTGNMELARKFYEKGDQVYRNSSNGNFSQNFLDHLIMLSQFYVKIGEDQKAIATAFEAYNHIRASSFRNTLQEFYHIQNIAKVYFELKDYKNALKYSNEAINFNLMADGRKMSGLDSILVQYRKPPAILIKINSEYNLSENKSPKILKQYLSEIDQAISILDQRKKVVTTHEDVTLLINDNEELFNLAKKLRLELYETTKDVHYIDQVISLHESAIYSRIRSRLSLRENIAFKNVPKRVLEKETHLKNSIATTIGDTERGIDAYIDASEEWENFLGSLQKDYPEYYKMRYGTVEKPIQNLQQKIPENTTIVRYFFIEDQLYAYIVSHTEKNIVLLSSSNVKNYVQQLNVEDFSVEKKSPLLFNLYNELWQPIEPYIKTRKIIIVPDRELFNLSFEMLTPKPIKNFKEFETNSLLAKYDISYNFSLLLYKDRKKIIDYSENYVGFAPGFNKKMKQNYRLGLQDSVNLDKMYLTLLPQPFSENLIKQYAKTFDGEYFMNENASKTLFVNKAKDHKIIHIGTHAESNNITPELSRLLFAKKSKDRETYDDNSLYVYEVYNIDLSSNLAILTACETGKPTYQAGEGAISLAHAFNYAGSESILTSLWNIDEVSSSKIVGYFYDYLSDGLPKDEALKKAKFKYLSTVEGRGAAPQYWAGLVLVGDTSPLHLQNNTNPIWWWILGLGLISLIFVYFYQKRRI from the coding sequence ATGAAAATAAGGGTAAGAATAGTCCGTGCGGTTTTCAGCATTTGCCTACTTAGCATTATTCCTGCCCATTCCCAAGAAAAAGCCTATTCCGTAAACGATATCCGAAACCTAATTAGCCAAGATTCTCTCAAAAAGGCCAAGACAATTGTTTCAGATAATATCGAATTATATAAAGCGGAGAAACAATATGATAGCTTAATAGAATATATCCGGTTTCAGGGGCACTTCAAACTTAATGACAACAATACAGAAAAAGCGATCGCCAAGGCCAAGGAATTGACCGGATACATCACGGCAAACAAAGATCCGCATTTGATTGCCTTGGCTTATAAACAAATGTCCTATATCTACGATAACGCTGGACAGCACATAAAGGCATATGACCTCATGCTGGAGGCCGTGGAACCTACCTCTCATATTACCGATCCTAAAAACACGGATGCAGCCTCCGTCCAATACAGTCTGGGATACTATAAATTTAAAATTGGCAATTATCCTCTTGCAAAAAAGCATTACAACAAATCGTTGGCTCTCCTAAAGAAGAGCGGAAATGATGATTATGTTTTTTACAATCAGGTTTACGTTTCCCTTGGTGGACTTCTTTGGCAAGAAGCTAAATTGGACAGCGCCCAAGTTTATTTTCAGGAGGCTCTGGAAATTCTTAAAAAAACGGACACTACGGATTTAAAAAACAAATTGTTCAGACCGAGTCTTATAAAATTGAATATGTCTGTTCTTTTGAATGCCTTGGGAAGAAACAAGGAAGCTATTACAATTTCGTATGAAGCCATCGAAGATCTTCAGGAATTTATTGAAAAAACTACAGACGAATTTTATATTAGACAAGCTCGGAATTTTATTTATAGCATTCTGGATAACCTGGCATCGTACCATAATACTTTGGGAGAATACAAGAGAAGCGAGGAGATCATGGAATATTCGTATGCACAAAAACAAAAGATGTATCCGGAAAATGATATGCCCATTATAATTTCCCACATTATATTGGCACAGGCCAAAACTATAAACCAAGACTATGAGGATGCGACAAAACATGCTGATTTGGCCTTGGAACTTTATAAACAGAGACCGGATGAGGATAGTTACTGGAAGGCAGCGCTGTATTCTGTAAAGGGAACAATATATGAACGAACTGGTAATATGGAGTTGGCCAGAAAATTTTATGAAAAAGGAGACCAAGTTTATAGAAATTCATCCAATGGTAATTTTTCGCAAAACTTTTTAGATCATTTAATTATGTTATCACAATTTTATGTGAAGATTGGGGAGGACCAAAAGGCAATAGCAACGGCTTTTGAAGCTTATAATCACATTAGAGCATCAAGCTTTAGAAATACACTTCAGGAATTTTATCACATTCAAAATATTGCTAAAGTATATTTTGAACTAAAGGATTATAAAAATGCTCTGAAGTATAGTAACGAGGCTATTAATTTCAATCTGATGGCAGATGGAAGGAAAATGAGCGGTTTGGATTCCATCCTAGTTCAATATAGAAAACCCCCAGCTATATTGATCAAAATCAATTCAGAATACAATCTTTCAGAAAACAAATCTCCAAAAATTTTAAAACAATACCTCTCGGAAATAGATCAAGCCATTTCCATCTTGGATCAACGCAAGAAAGTAGTGACGACCCATGAGGATGTTACCTTACTGATAAATGACAATGAGGAACTTTTTAATCTCGCAAAAAAGTTGAGGTTGGAACTCTATGAAACTACGAAAGACGTTCATTATATAGATCAAGTAATTTCGCTTCATGAATCGGCCATTTACAGCAGAATACGTTCTCGCCTAAGTCTCCGGGAAAATATAGCATTTAAAAATGTTCCCAAACGGGTCTTGGAGAAGGAAACCCATTTAAAAAATAGTATTGCCACAACTATCGGAGATACCGAAAGAGGGATTGATGCCTATATAGACGCATCTGAGGAGTGGGAAAACTTTTTAGGTTCCCTACAAAAAGATTATCCGGAATATTATAAAATGCGCTATGGAACCGTAGAAAAACCTATTCAAAATCTACAGCAAAAAATACCCGAAAATACAACCATCGTCCGTTATTTTTTTATTGAAGATCAGTTATACGCCTATATAGTTTCCCATACCGAGAAAAATATTGTTTTACTTAGCAGCAGCAATGTTAAAAACTATGTCCAGCAACTTAACGTGGAGGATTTTTCCGTAGAAAAGAAGAGTCCGCTGCTATTTAATCTTTATAATGAACTGTGGCAACCCATCGAGCCCTATATTAAAACCAGGAAAATAATTATAGTTCCAGATAGGGAATTATTCAACCTTAGCTTTGAAATGCTTACACCAAAACCGATAAAGAATTTTAAGGAATTTGAAACCAACAGTTTATTGGCAAAATATGACATTTCCTATAACTTCAGTCTTTTACTGTATAAAGACAGAAAAAAGATTATCGATTATTCGGAAAATTATGTAGGCTTTGCTCCTGGTTTCAACAAAAAAATGAAACAGAATTATCGATTGGGTCTTCAAGATTCCGTGAATTTGGACAAAATGTATTTAACCCTACTGCCGCAACCTTTCAGTGAAAATTTGATAAAACAGTACGCGAAAACGTTTGATGGAGAATATTTTATGAATGAAAATGCCAGTAAAACTCTCTTCGTAAATAAGGCCAAGGACCATAAGATAATCCATATTGGCACCCATGCTGAATCCAATAACATTACACCTGAACTTAGCCGACTACTCTTTGCAAAAAAGTCAAAGGATAGAGAAACTTATGATGACAACTCTTTATATGTTTATGAAGTTTACAATATAGACCTTTCCTCAAACCTCGCAATATTGACCGCTTGCGAAACTGGCAAACCAACCTACCAAGCGGGGGAGGGCGCGATTAGCTTAGCGCATGCCTTTAATTATGCGGGCAGTGAAAGCATCCTGACTAGTTTATGGAACATAGACGAAGTTTCCAGCAGCAAAATAGTTGGATATTTTTATGATTATCTTTCCGATGGGCTCCCAAAAGATGAGGCACTCAAAAAAGCCAAATTTAAATACCTATCTACAGTGGAGGGACGAGGAGCCGCACCGCAATATTGGGCAGGACTGGTGTTGGTTGGGGATACAAGTCCGCTCCATTTGCAAAATAATACTAACCCCATTTGGTGGTGGATTCTGGGATTGGGGTTGATTTCATTAATATTTGTTTATTTTTATCAAAAACGGAGAATTTAA
- a CDS encoding RNA polymerase sigma factor, with amino-acid sequence MGDTIKQEHFALLDAFLTNKEIPMREFYKTEYPKIKCYILQHGGSLDNCKDIFQEAYLACWKKLSSRKFKPENRAQIEAYLFTIAKNKWIDQTRGVARKRTISMDAKNLNLAVDESNPLEMENKDRKLSITLSAFESLGPACKELLTQFYFYKLPLKIIAEKLELEENSAKNKKYRCIQKLREIALAKEKR; translated from the coding sequence ATGGGAGACACAATAAAACAAGAGCATTTTGCATTATTGGACGCATTTTTGACCAATAAGGAGATTCCTATGCGAGAATTTTACAAAACGGAATACCCTAAAATAAAATGTTATATCCTTCAACATGGTGGTTCCCTAGACAACTGTAAGGACATTTTTCAAGAGGCTTACCTTGCATGTTGGAAAAAATTGAGTTCCAGAAAATTTAAACCTGAGAACAGAGCACAGATTGAAGCGTATTTGTTTACGATTGCCAAAAACAAATGGATAGATCAGACTCGAGGTGTTGCAAGAAAAAGAACGATTTCTATGGATGCAAAAAATTTAAATCTTGCTGTGGACGAATCCAATCCCTTGGAAATGGAAAATAAGGATAGAAAATTGTCTATAACCTTATCTGCGTTTGAAAGTTTAGGTCCCGCTTGTAAAGAGCTGCTTACTCAATTTTACTTTTATAAACTGCCATTAAAAATTATTGCCGAGAAGTTAGAACTGGAAGAAAACTCGGCAAAAAACAAAAAATATAGGTGCATTCAAAAATTAAGAGAGATTGCCCTTGCAAAAGAAAAAAGATAA
- a CDS encoding DUF6770 family protein gives MKQTFTLLFLFILSSSFAQIQKLREFSAGSFVDSRIIYEDNKDDVFGYFLLYEFDRKSREVYDMEYVVMDKNLNKITSGTFTEGVYKNFMIKTGARLSFVKKKKNQLYFGIHDNLDNEYFMQTQVTSDYFRERYRKINLDNFTLSKTFFIQDNEIAEMETSAGDTFSVKEMKENQSLIPINDGKFVLFSPSTYKIPFIQSGNKDYHSLIKAGVKSFSVLDENLKVIWTSEINADKKDAGVYRVRSSDNSTLVLEKKNLNKTVTELSSYEIYSLESGKLMGKVTEEDPNYRMSQFKMEIDGDYLVIYNYLYEPKDKVFTHEKTLGYARLIIDKKTGKELKRNYLLWENLNSHFTFKDKFGNIPKYGKILFQNFIPLKNGNTIGIAEGYKTASNTEILDFYVMEFDPEMKVKYFKKTEKMQNIIKGQKISGQRLQRYGAFDYYFSQKLDEDGNYVILYANNEKEGGKIKRKRDPSWVLGIVTYVDGEFEYDKLNLTTTDGMIVPIKAKNGSILLQEYSEKNGAEMRLEKINY, from the coding sequence ATGAAACAAACTTTTACCCTCCTCTTCCTTTTTATACTTTCAAGTTCCTTTGCCCAAATTCAAAAGCTACGTGAGTTTTCTGCTGGTAGCTTTGTAGATTCCAGAATTATCTATGAAGACAATAAAGACGACGTATTTGGTTATTTCCTTTTGTATGAATTCGACAGAAAAAGCCGGGAAGTTTATGATATGGAATATGTGGTTATGGACAAAAACCTAAATAAAATAACTTCCGGAACTTTTACCGAAGGCGTTTACAAAAATTTCATGATTAAAACTGGAGCAAGACTTTCCTTTGTAAAAAAGAAGAAGAATCAACTCTATTTTGGTATTCATGATAATCTGGACAATGAGTACTTTATGCAAACCCAAGTTACGTCCGACTATTTTCGCGAACGATACCGAAAAATAAATCTCGACAACTTTACCCTATCCAAAACTTTCTTTATTCAGGATAACGAAATTGCCGAAATGGAAACAAGTGCGGGTGATACTTTTTCAGTAAAGGAAATGAAGGAGAACCAATCCTTAATCCCCATTAATGATGGCAAGTTTGTACTCTTTTCCCCTTCAACTTATAAAATCCCCTTCATTCAGTCTGGTAATAAAGATTATCATAGTTTAATAAAGGCAGGGGTAAAATCATTTTCTGTTTTAGATGAAAACCTTAAAGTAATCTGGACTTCAGAAATCAATGCAGATAAAAAGGATGCGGGTGTTTACCGCGTAAGGTCTTCGGATAATTCAACTTTAGTTTTGGAAAAAAAGAATCTGAACAAAACAGTAACCGAACTAAGTTCCTATGAAATTTACAGTCTAGAATCTGGCAAATTAATGGGGAAGGTTACAGAAGAAGATCCAAATTATAGAATGAGCCAGTTTAAAATGGAAATCGATGGAGATTATTTGGTGATCTACAATTATTTATATGAGCCAAAGGATAAAGTTTTCACTCACGAAAAAACTTTGGGTTATGCCAGATTGATCATTGACAAAAAAACCGGAAAGGAATTAAAGCGGAACTATTTGCTATGGGAAAACCTAAATTCTCATTTCACTTTTAAGGATAAATTTGGCAACATTCCTAAATATGGCAAAATCCTTTTTCAAAATTTTATTCCCTTAAAAAATGGAAACACCATTGGTATTGCCGAAGGATATAAAACCGCCTCAAATACAGAAATTTTGGACTTTTATGTAATGGAATTCGATCCAGAAATGAAAGTAAAGTATTTCAAGAAGACCGAAAAGATGCAGAATATTATTAAAGGGCAAAAAATCTCCGGCCAAAGACTGCAAAGGTACGGCGCATTCGATTATTACTTTTCTCAGAAATTGGATGAGGACGGCAATTACGTAATACTTTATGCAAATAACGAAAAAGAAGGAGGAAAAATTAAGCGTAAAAGAGATCCATCTTGGGTTCTTGGTATAGTTACCTATGTGGACGGAGAGTTTGAATACGATAAACTAAACCTTACCACAACCGATGGAATGATAGTACCAATTAAGGCAAAAAACGGTTCGATACTTCTTCAGGAATATTCTGAAAAAAATGGGGCAGAAATGCGCTTGGAAAAAATAAATTATTAA
- a CDS encoding T9SS type A sorting domain-containing protein, with protein sequence MKQFLLLSIMSLFCLTVSAQNWIQLGNDINGEAAGDFCGSHSSLSADGNTVAVGALYNSDGGYRAGHVRVFALNGSNWTQKGSDIDGEGAEDNSSRVALSADGNTLAIGAPFNGDSGSNSGHVRVYYFDGSDWIKQGATIPSEGPHDQSGGAIGISADGSRVAIGSMSVGSTTGQVRVFGWDGSSWIKLGSNINGGAPGDQFGFSVKLSADGNTFVAGSPHADAGKNGNGVTSIYKYNGTEWIQKGVNIPGEQTNGNSGSSVDISADGSTIITSESQYVSQNGDKIGRVRMFSWNGSDWVQKGSNIDGTWDYDKIGSYVAMNNAGNIIAFRGLKGPQGSGSHGSARVFKYTDGDWVQLGQTIFGQSTGDDSGRGLDLNESGNTVSTGSITNNNNGQSAGQLRVFRYDGNLEITENTFSSISLYPNPTERNFEIDLGKEYTDVSIAVYNILGQLVSTEKYTSTKAISQEINASAGVYFVKVSTAKEGSKTFRIIKQ encoded by the coding sequence ATGAAGCAATTTTTACTTTTATCAATAATGAGCCTCTTCTGTTTAACTGTTTCTGCCCAAAACTGGATACAGTTGGGCAATGACATAAATGGGGAAGCCGCGGGTGATTTTTGTGGCTCCCATTCTTCCCTAAGTGCAGATGGAAATACCGTGGCAGTAGGAGCGCTATACAACAGCGATGGAGGCTATAGGGCCGGCCATGTTCGGGTATTTGCTCTTAACGGATCAAATTGGACACAAAAAGGAAGTGATATTGATGGAGAGGGAGCAGAAGACAACAGTAGTCGTGTTGCCCTAAGTGCCGATGGCAATACTCTGGCAATTGGAGCACCCTTTAATGGTGATAGCGGAAGTAATTCCGGTCATGTTCGTGTATATTACTTTGATGGTAGCGATTGGATAAAACAAGGTGCTACAATCCCAAGCGAGGGTCCTCACGATCAAAGTGGAGGCGCAATCGGTATTAGTGCTGATGGCAGTAGAGTTGCAATCGGATCTATGAGTGTGGGATCCACAACTGGACAGGTACGTGTTTTTGGCTGGGATGGCAGTTCTTGGATCAAATTGGGCTCGAACATAAATGGCGGTGCGCCGGGTGATCAATTTGGTTTTTCGGTAAAATTAAGCGCGGATGGAAATACTTTTGTAGCTGGATCGCCACATGCGGATGCTGGAAAAAACGGAAATGGCGTAACCTCAATTTATAAATACAATGGAACAGAATGGATCCAAAAAGGAGTTAATATTCCAGGAGAGCAAACCAATGGCAATTCCGGTTCATCTGTAGATATAAGCGCAGATGGCTCTACAATTATTACGAGTGAAAGCCAATACGTTAGTCAGAATGGTGATAAAATAGGAAGAGTAAGAATGTTTTCTTGGAATGGATCAGACTGGGTTCAAAAGGGCTCTAATATAGATGGAACGTGGGATTATGATAAAATTGGTTCCTATGTTGCCATGAACAATGCGGGAAATATAATCGCCTTTAGAGGTTTAAAAGGACCCCAAGGGAGCGGAAGTCATGGTAGTGCTCGAGTTTTTAAATACACCGATGGGGATTGGGTACAACTGGGACAAACTATTTTTGGACAGAGCACAGGAGATGATAGCGGCCGTGGCTTGGATCTAAATGAATCAGGCAATACGGTAAGCACAGGATCTATAACAAATAACAACAATGGCCAAAGCGCAGGGCAACTACGGGTTTTTCGATATGATGGAAATTTAGAAATAACTGAAAACACATTTTCGAGTATTTCCCTTTACCCAAACCCAACTGAGCGCAATTTCGAGATTGATCTTGGGAAAGAATACACAGATGTTAGCATAGCAGTTTACAATATTCTAGGTCAACTTGTATCAACAGAAAAATATACTTCAACAAAAGCGATATCCCAAGAAATAAATGCTTCCGCAGGAGTCTATTTCGTAAAAGTAAGCACTGCTAAAGAAGGATCGAAAACTTTTAGGATTATAAAACAATAA